aagaatgaacttaggcgatttttttcttaaattaatttttttaaaaaatatgtagactatcgtaaattaattttatgaacattttaatctaaaaaaatttaaattccgataaatattgaaaaatcactaaatgtTTCACATAGCAAGtcttcaactttcaccaatcttTCGACCCTGGGCTAACTTTCAATTCACCAACCATTCAACACCAAATTTTTAATTCACCAATGgttcatcaccaaactttcaaCCTTCACCAACCATTCAACTTTcatcaatcatcctctatataaaCATATGTCCAATATTTGTTGATCACATAACCTTTCAAccttcaatcatcctctatattcaccaatctttcaactttcaaagagtttttgtttcctaaaaatCATCAATATATCATCAATGGGTGATAGAAGAAGGCATAGCATGTCAATGCAGATGGCACAATACCAAACAAAGATCGAGATTGAGGATGCAGAATTGTTCAACGCCGAAGTTGAACTTGTCAACCCGTTTATGCAATCTGAGCACCATGGCGAATCTAGCCATCATGGTTCTGTCAAGGGAAGTTCATATATGCAGCGTGATAGAGAAGAGTGTCAAGACCGAATGATGAAAGATTATTTCATCGAGCGTCCGAGATTTCTTGCTCATGATTTTCGGAGGCGGTTTCGGATGAAGAGAGAGCTTTTTGAAAGCATTTTGAACGTAGTTGCCAATCATGACCACTACTTTGCAAGGAGGCTAGATGTTGCAGGCCGACATGGTCTATCACCTCATCAAAAGCTCACATCTGCTTTTCACATGCTAGCTAATGGGTGCTCTACAGACTCAACTGACGAGTATTGCCGACTTGCAGAAAGTACTGCTATTGAGAACCTGAAGCGCTTCTGTAAGGCAATTGAAGGCATATATGGAGCCACATACCTCTGCAGGCCAAAtcgtgaagacttgaagatgcttCTATGCAAGGTAGACAAAAAAGGATTCCCTGACATGATAAGAAGTCTCGATTGTATGCATTGTGAGTGGAAGAATTGTCCAATTGGTTGGGCTGGTCAATTCAAGTGCCTTCATAACAAGTCAACCATCGTGCTCGAGGCCGTGGCGTCTTAcgacacatggatttggcatgctttcttCGGCGCTCCTGGATCAAACAACGATATCAACGTTCTTTGGTCTTCTTCTTTGTTCGATAATGTTGTCAATGGATGGGTACCGGAATTTCGATACAAGGTAAATGGTAATAGGTATGAACTAGGTTACTACCTAACTGATGGTATTTATCCTAGTTGGTTTACCTTTGTCAAAAGTCTTTCTCATCCCGATAGTGCaaagaagaaattattttcGCAGAGGCAAGAGTCTTACAAAAAGGATGTGCCAACTGCACCATCTTCGCTAACAAAAACCCATGCCAAACATAAAGCAACATCTTCCTCACAGGTCCAATTACGACCATCAATATGCTCtcttgccatgttgaacaatttggaaatggaaagagtggaagaattgtagga
This genomic interval from Malus domestica chromosome 05, GDT2T_hap1 contains the following:
- the LOC139196083 gene encoding uncharacterized protein — protein: MGDRRRHSMSMQMAQYQTKIEIEDAELFNAEVELVNPFMQSEHHGESSHHGSVKGSSYMQRDREECQDRMMKDYFIERPRFLAHDFRRRFRMKRELFESILNVVANHDHYFARRLDVAGRHGLSPHQKLTSAFHMLANGCSTDSTDEYCRLAESTAIENLKRFCKAIEGIYGATYLCRPNREDLKMLLCKVDKKGFPDMIRSLDCMHCEWKNCPIGWAGQFKCLHNKSTIVLEAVASYDTWIWHAFFGAPGSNNDINVLWSSSLFDNVVNGWVPEFRYKVNGNRYELGYYLTDGIYPSWFTFVKSLSHPDSAKKKLFSQRQESYKKDVPTAPSSLTKTHAKHKATSSSQVQLRPSICSLAMLNNLEMERVEEL